The following are encoded together in the Salvelinus alpinus chromosome 37, SLU_Salpinus.1, whole genome shotgun sequence genome:
- the LOC139566044 gene encoding coiled-coil domain-containing protein 87-like encodes MGEGDQVQSRLERIWTLLCLPDTYRLDMAIKYSSHARRDQLEEATAAWERAARLIQQRKSLLARLELFERDASDPNRFFLQGYQGTSLARLDESKHRNKLNSQICSLEKVLSKILHHITDSFHHCHLQGEAVQGEDVLGPHRDALLAAAGAPGPGSGEGGGGEGLSSHQTAPPQPQPSAVPRHPPHPQGHTPTLSQRPHPHTHSRSNPTQPSSVYPV; translated from the exons ATGGGAGAGGGGGACCAGGTCCAGAGCAGGCTGGAGAGGATCTGGACACTCCTCTGCCTGCCCGACACCTACAGACTGGACATGGCCATCAAGTATAGCTCCCACGCACGCAGGGACCAGCTGGAGGAG GCCACAGCAGCATGGGAGCGTGCTGCCCGTCTCATCCAGCAGAGGAAGTCTCTGCTGGCTCGTCTGGAGCTGTTTGAGAGGGACGCTTCTGACCCCAACCGCTTCTTCCTGCAAG GCTACCAGGGCACCTCTCTAGCCAGGTTGGATGAGTCCAAGCACCGGAACAAACTCAactcccagatctgttctctggAGAAGGTGTTGTCTAAGATTCTCCACCACATTACAGACAGCTTCCACCACTGTCACCTACAAG ggGAGGCCGTACAGGGAGAAGATGTGCTGGGACCACATCGAGATGCTCTACTGGCTGCAGCAGGAGCGCCGGgtccaggctctggagagggtggtggaggggaggggCTCTCTTCTCACCAGACTGCCCCCCCTCAACCCCAACCTTCGGCTGTACCCAGGCACCCACCCCACCCCCAAGGACACACCCCGACCCTCAGCCAGAGAccccaccctcacacacacagccgcTCCAACCCAACCCAGCCGAGCTCAGTGTATCCAGTATAA